One genomic window of Medicago truncatula cultivar Jemalong A17 chromosome 1, MtrunA17r5.0-ANR, whole genome shotgun sequence includes the following:
- the LOC11410163 gene encoding mannan endo-1,4-beta-mannosidase 4, whose amino-acid sequence MGFQILVLTYFLVALAVIQHVGANIDAGFVQRKGTHFILNGKTHYVNGFNSYWLTTMASDPSTSSKVTSTFQQASQHGLNVGRTWAFNDGGYKALQISPGSYDENVFKALDFVISEASKYGVKLILSLVNNWNDFGGKNKYVQWAKERGQNIKNDDDFFTHPVVKQYYKNHVKAVLTRKNTISGVLYKDDPTIFAWELMNEPRYVNDSGKSIQNWVSEMAPYVKSIDSNHMLEIGLEGFYSETMLQKKQFNPNTAQVGTDFISNNQIPQIDFATIHIYPDQWIQGSEETTQNVFVDKWIGAHIQDSNTVLGKPIIIAEFGKSSKSAGYSIDKRDSYFKKVYNAISTSAISGGSCAGGIFWQLLSQGMDNMGDGYEVIFENSLSTSQVIKQQSLKMSSIRKQN is encoded by the exons ATGGGGTTTCAAATTTTGGTATTGACATATTTTCTAGTGGCTTTGGCTGTTATTCAACACGTTGGTGCTAACATTGATGCTGGTTTCGTTCAAAGAAAAGGAACACATTTTATTCTCAATGGGAAGACACACTATGTGAATGGATTCAATTCCTATTGGTTAACAACCATGGCATCTGATCCATCTACAAGTTCTAAGGTCACTTCCACTTTTCAACAAGCTTCTCAACATGGTTTAAATGTAGGAAGAACATGGGCTTTCAATGATGGAGGTTATAAAGCTCTTCAAATCTCTCCTGGTTCTTATGATGAAAATGTTTtcaag GCATTGGATTTTGTGATatcagaggcaagcaaatatGGAGTGAAACTTATACTTAGCTTGGTGAATAATTGGAATGATTTTGGAGGCAAGAACAAATATGTGCAGTGGGCAAAAGAACGTGGTCAAAATATCAAAAACGATGATGACTTCTTTACACACCCCGTTGTTAAGCAATACTACAAAAATCATGTTAAG GCTGTGCTGACAAGAAAGAACACCATTAGTGGAGTGTTATACAAGGATGACCCAACTATTTTTGCTTGGGAGCTTATGAATGAGCCCCGTTACGTAAATGACTCTGGAAAATCAATTCAG AATTGGGTTAGTGAGATGGCTCCCTACGTCAAATCCATTGATAGCAATCATATGTTGGAAATAGGGCTTGAAGGGTTCTACAGTGAAACAATGCTACAAAAGAAGCAGTTCAATCCCAATACTGCTCAAGTCGGAACTGATTTTATCTCTAACAATCAAATTCCTCAAATTGATTTTGCAACCATTCATATATACCCTGATCAATG GATACAAGGCTCAGAAGAGACTACCCAAAATGTATTTGTTGATAAATGGATAGGAGCACACATTCAGGATTCAAATACTGTTTTAGGAAAGCCAATAATTATAGCAGAGTTTGGAAAGTCTTCAAAGTCAGCTGGATATAGCATAGATAAAAGGGACAGTTACTTTAAGAAAGTATACAATGCCATATCTACAAGTGCTATCAGTGGAGGCTCATGTGCAGGTGGAATTTTTTGGCAACTCCTGTCTCAAGGGATGGATAACATGGGAGATGGCTATGAAGTCATTTTTGAGAATAGTCTTTCAACTTCCCAAGTCATCAAACAACAATCTTTAAAAATGTCAAGTATCAGAAAGCagaattga